In Herpetosiphonaceae bacterium, a single window of DNA contains:
- a CDS encoding JAB domain-containing protein, protein MARRKRSDEQRLREAVAPYLDLRHLRRLAATEGANLREALRVKQPPPEVQAILDVLAHVLRPHSGARITTPDDVAALLLVEMSCLDQQQLRVICLDTTGQVLTIQTVYQGSLSDMPVRVGELFREAIRRNSASIILAHNHPSGDPTPSEADTSITRQIVVVGRLHNIAVHDHLVIGRGRWMSLRREQPQLFT, encoded by the coding sequence ATGGCTCGTCGCAAACGCTCGGATGAGCAGCGCCTGCGCGAGGCCGTCGCGCCTTACCTCGATCTGCGCCACCTGCGCCGCCTTGCGGCCACCGAGGGCGCGAATCTGCGCGAGGCGCTGCGTGTGAAGCAGCCACCGCCGGAGGTGCAGGCGATCCTCGATGTGCTCGCCCATGTGCTGCGCCCGCACTCCGGCGCTCGGATCACCACGCCCGACGACGTGGCCGCGCTGCTGCTGGTCGAGATGAGCTGCCTCGATCAGCAGCAGCTTCGGGTGATCTGCCTCGACACAACAGGCCAGGTGCTGACGATCCAGACCGTCTATCAAGGCAGCCTGAGCGACATGCCCGTGCGCGTCGGCGAGCTGTTCCGCGAGGCGATTCGCCGCAACAGCGCGTCGATCATCCTGGCGCACAACCACCCCTCCGGCGACCCGACGCCCTCGGAGGCGGACACGAGCATCACGCGGCAGATCGTCGTCGTGGGCAGGCTGCATAACATCGCGGTCCACGATCATCTGGTGAT